A single window of Dendropsophus ebraccatus isolate aDenEbr1 chromosome 5, aDenEbr1.pat, whole genome shotgun sequence DNA harbors:
- the USP12 gene encoding ubiquitin carboxyl-terminal hydrolase 12, producing MEILMTVSRIASICTMGANASALEKEIGPEQFPVNEHYFGLVNFGNTCYCNSVLQALYFCRPFREKVLAYKSQPRKKENLLTCLSDLFHSIATQKKKVGVIPPKKFITRLRKENELFDNYMQQDAHEFLNYLLNTIADILQEERKQEKQNGRIPNGNIDNENNNSTPDPTWVHEIFQGTLTNETRCLTCETISSKDEDFLDLSVDVEQNTSITHCLRGFSNTETLCSEYKYYCEECRSKQEAHKRMKVKKLPMILALHLKRFKYMDQLHRYTKLSYRVVFPLELRLFNTSGDATNPDRMYDLVAVVVHCGSGPNRGHYIAIVKSHDFWLLFDDDIVEKIDAQAIEEFYGLTSDISKNSESGYILFYQSRD from the exons GGCGCCAATGCCTCGGCTTTAGAGAAAGAGATTGGTCCGGAACAGTTTCCAGTGAATGAGCATTATTTTGGTTTGGTAAAT TTCGGGAATACCTGCTACTGCAACTCTGTCCTGCAGGCACTTTATTTTTGCCGCCCTTTTCGAGAAAAAGTTCTCGCCTACAAAAGCCAACCCAGAAAGAAGGAGAATCTTCTTACCTGCTTATCCGACCTCTTCCACAGCATAGCTACGCAAAAGAAGAAAGTTGGAGTCATTCCTCCAAAGAAGTTCATCACCCGGTTACGGAAAGAAAATG aaCTTTTTGACAACTACATGCAACAGGATGCTCATGAATTCCTAAACTACCTGCTCAACACCATAGCCGATATATTACAAGAGGAGCGGAAGCAGGAGAAACAAAATGGCCGCATACCTAATGGAAACATTGACAATGAGAACAATAACAGCACACCGGACCCCACCTGGGTACACGAGATCTTTCAGGGAACGTTAACTAATGAAACCAGATGTCTTACGTGTGAGACG ATAAGCAGTAAAGATGAAGATTTTTTAGATCTTTCTGTAGATGTTGAACAAAATACATCGATCACACACTGTTTAAG GGGTTTTAGCAACACTGAGACCCTTTGTAGTGAATACAAATATTACTGTGAAGAATGTCGCAGTAAACAGGAAGCACATAAAAG GATGAAAGTAAAAAAGCTGCCTATGATTTTAGCTCTCCACCTAAAGAGGTTCAAATACATGGACCAGCTGCATCGATACACCAAGCTCTCATACCGAGTAGTCTTTCCTTTAGAGCTTCGACTTTTTAACACATCGGGAGATGCCACCAACCCAGACAGAATGTATGACCTAGTCGCTGTGGTTGTCCACTGTGGGAG TGGTCCAAACAGAGGACATTATATTGCAATAGTGAAGAGTCATGACTTTTGGCTGTTGTTTGATGATGACATTGTAGAG AAAATTGATGCACAAGCTATAGAAGAATTCTACGGGTTAACATCAGACATCTCTAAGAACTCTGAATCTGGGTATATCCTCTTCTACCAGTCTCGTGACTAA